Proteins encoded together in one Rhodospirillaceae bacterium window:
- a CDS encoding ABC transporter permease subunit, which produces MSDVADIATAPTPVQGLSPFRASLHRFSQNRLAVVSFFILALVIFACFVVPHLMPFTAEDADFENLSAPVNLFSLHPFGTDDLGRDLLLRVLEGGQVSLALGFFGALISVLISVVYGATAGYLGGRIDDLMMRFVDILLSVPFMFLVIMINVSLSDWLGGWLDAWLGGWLTAKNLSLFIAVVITLWLTPAVIARGQAVSLRNREFVEAARAGGMTSWQIILQHVAPNSVNVVIVYSSLLVLEAILTESFLSFLGIGVQAPAASWGTLISDGARELETDARLLLLPGGFLALTLFCLNYITDGLRDAFDPNER; this is translated from the coding sequence ATGAGTGACGTAGCGGACATCGCCACGGCGCCAACCCCGGTCCAGGGCCTCTCGCCCTTCCGCGCCTCGCTGCATCGCTTCAGCCAGAATCGCCTCGCAGTGGTGAGTTTCTTTATCCTCGCCTTGGTCATATTTGCCTGTTTCGTCGTGCCGCATCTCATGCCCTTCACGGCCGAGGATGCCGATTTCGAGAATCTCTCGGCGCCGGTCAATCTGTTCTCGCTCCATCCCTTTGGCACCGACGATCTCGGCCGCGATCTGCTGCTGCGCGTGCTGGAGGGCGGCCAGGTGTCGCTGGCACTGGGCTTCTTCGGCGCCCTCATTTCGGTCCTCATCAGCGTGGTCTACGGTGCCACCGCCGGCTATCTCGGCGGCCGGATCGACGATCTCATGATGCGTTTCGTCGATATTCTCCTCAGCGTCCCGTTCATGTTCCTGGTGATCATGATCAATGTCAGCCTGAGCGATTGGCTGGGTGGGTGGCTCGACGCCTGGCTAGGCGGGTGGCTTACCGCAAAGAACCTCTCTCTTTTCATCGCCGTTGTCATCACCCTGTGGCTGACGCCGGCCGTCATAGCGCGGGGCCAGGCGGTGAGCCTCAGGAACCGCGAATTCGTCGAGGCGGCGCGGGCCGGTGGCATGACCAGCTGGCAAATCATCTTGCAGCATGTGGCGCCGAATTCCGTCAACGTGGTGATCGTCTATTCCAGCCTGCTGGTGCTGGAGGCGATCCTCACAGAAAGCTTCCTCTCCTTCCTCGGTATTGGCGTCCAGGCGCCGGCGGCAAGCTGGGGCACATTGATTTCCGACGGTGCCCGGGAGCTGGAAACCGACGCCCGCTTATTGCTGCTGCCGGGTGGGTTCCTGGCGCTCACCTTGTTCTGCCTCAATTACATCACCGACGGATTGCGCGATGCCTTCGATCCCAATGAGCGTTGA
- a CDS encoding phosphotransferase family protein, which yields MILHDEIENLFRTVPLLAAVPRGQWRVTHLGGITNRSYRLQSTGLDLVLRWPGASASRYLDRSAEPANARAVADLGLAPRVLAAEPAQGWYITAYETGARPLGSADFAQREILAEAIGLLTRLHRAAIRFPFQQGLFQAIDLYLDLAPTPRMLDLRQRLDPVRSSLARHPLPLSPCHIDPNPANFLRCADGRLQLIDWEFAAMEEPLWDLAAITMDAEKAAHEDLISAVIGAAQMPRFELYKTSLNLVAASWCEAEIVAGNDSPELVALRDQRILRLEQRLADPHHVIWLQQA from the coding sequence ATGATTCTGCATGATGAGATCGAAAACCTGTTCCGCACCGTGCCGCTGCTGGCCGCCGTGCCGCGCGGTCAATGGCGGGTGACGCATCTGGGTGGCATCACCAATCGCAGCTATCGGCTGCAAAGCACCGGCCTTGACCTGGTGCTGCGTTGGCCGGGCGCCAGCGCCTCGCGCTATCTCGACCGCAGCGCGGAACCCGCCAATGCGCGCGCGGTCGCCGATCTCGGCCTTGCGCCGCGCGTGCTGGCGGCCGAGCCCGCGCAAGGCTGGTACATCACTGCCTATGAAACCGGCGCGCGGCCCCTCGGCAGCGCGGATTTCGCGCAGCGGGAGATCCTCGCCGAAGCGATCGGCCTGCTCACCCGCCTGCATCGCGCGGCCATCCGCTTTCCATTCCAGCAGGGCCTCTTCCAGGCGATCGATCTTTATCTCGATCTGGCGCCGACGCCGCGCATGCTCGATCTGCGGCAGCGCCTGGACCCGGTGAGGTCGTCGCTCGCCCGTCATCCGCTGCCGCTGTCGCCCTGCCATATCGATCCCAACCCAGCCAATTTCCTGCGCTGCGCCGATGGCCGCCTGCAATTGATCGATTGGGAATTCGCGGCGATGGAGGAGCCGCTCTGGGACCTTGCCGCCATCACGATGGATGCGGAAAAGGCCGCGCATGAGGATCTCATCTCCGCTGTGATCGGCGCTGCCCAGATGCCGCGCTTCGAGCTCTACAAGACCAGCCTCAACCTGGTCGCCGCAAGCTGGTGCGAGGCGGAGATCGTGGCCGGCAATGATTCACCCGAACTTGTTGCCCTGCGCGATCAGCGCATCTTGCGTCTCGAACAACGTCTCGCCGATCCCCATCATGTGATCTGGCTGCAGCAAGCTTGA
- a CDS encoding ATP-binding cassette domain-containing protein — translation MPSIPMSVEAMNAGKATPLLAVDGLTVRFKLPQGWVTAVDKVAFSIKPGEIVGIVGESGSGKSQILLSIMGLLAGNGRSTGSVRFRGTELLNRPADELDDIRGSALSMIFQDPMTSLNPYMRVSQQLTEVLTTHQGMSEAQALNTAIAMLDRVRIPDARRRIGLYPHEFSGGMRQRVMIAMALLCRPALLLADEPTTALDVTVQAQILELIAELGRDLGTSVAIVTHDLGVIARLCDRVIVLYGGRIMEEGAVDDIFHDARHPYTGGLLAATPRLDAATHGELVTIPGQPRAAMGDLPGCPFAPRCALKADICAVEMPPLVTGPSGHRLACHMRAVRS, via the coding sequence ATGCCTTCGATCCCAATGAGCGTTGAGGCGATGAACGCCGGGAAGGCCACGCCGCTGCTTGCGGTGGACGGTCTCACCGTGCGCTTTAAGCTGCCGCAAGGCTGGGTGACGGCGGTCGATAAGGTGGCATTCAGCATCAAGCCGGGCGAGATTGTCGGCATCGTCGGCGAATCCGGTTCTGGTAAGAGCCAGATCCTGCTCTCGATCATGGGCCTGCTCGCCGGCAACGGCCGCTCGACTGGCAGCGTACGCTTCCGCGGCACGGAGCTTCTCAACCGGCCGGCGGATGAGTTGGACGACATCCGCGGTTCCGCCCTGTCGATGATCTTCCAGGACCCGATGACCTCGCTCAACCCCTATATGCGGGTGAGCCAGCAATTGACCGAGGTGCTGACCACTCATCAGGGGATGTCGGAAGCGCAGGCGTTGAACACTGCCATTGCGATGCTGGACCGCGTGCGCATTCCGGATGCGCGGCGCCGCATCGGCCTCTATCCCCATGAATTCTCCGGCGGCATGCGCCAGCGGGTGATGATCGCCATGGCGCTGCTGTGCCGGCCGGCTTTGCTGCTGGCTGACGAACCCACCACGGCGCTCGACGTCACGGTGCAGGCACAGATACTGGAACTCATCGCCGAGCTTGGGCGCGATCTCGGCACCTCGGTCGCCATCGTGACGCATGATCTCGGCGTCATCGCGCGCCTCTGCGATCGGGTGATCGTGCTCTATGGCGGCCGCATCATGGAAGAGGGGGCGGTCGATGACATATTCCATGACGCGCGCCATCCCTATACCGGAGGGCTGCTCGCGGCGACACCTAGGCTGGATGCGGCGACCCATGGCGAGTTGGTCACCATCCCCGGCCAGCCGCGCGCGGCGATGGGGGATTTGCCCGGCTGCCCGTTTGCGCCGCGCTGCGCCTT
- a CDS encoding aminotransferase class III-fold pyridoxal phosphate-dependent enzyme, with protein MNVSLDAALSEATSRFVAANPLSLARHESARGPMPGGNTRTVLHYSPFPLAWAKGEGAMLTDLDGNTYTDFLGEYSAGLYGHSNPKIQAAMHKAIDDGTVLGGPNVYEAELAGLLKNRFPSLQQLRFCNSGTEANVFALMTALAVTGRKKIMVFDGGYHGGVLYFGHGGIPINLPLDWVLAPYNDVEGTLDLIRQHGQDLAAILVEPMLGSGGCLPGRRDFLGALRQAASELGIILIFDEVMTSRLSSGGLQAALGVTPDMTTLGKYLGGGASFGAFGGRADIMAHYDPEKPGYWPHAGTFNNNVLSMAAGLTGLRDIYTPAAAMDLNAKGDRLRDGLNALAQKHEVGMGATGCGSFIGLHFTKDIVDRPMHHADEEEARRGKLHKLMHLDFIAAGLFFARRGYMALSLALTDGDIDRFLGQTEEFILSRRALIG; from the coding sequence ATGAACGTTTCCCTGGATGCCGCCCTTTCCGAAGCGACAAGCCGCTTCGTTGCCGCCAACCCGTTGAGCCTTGCCCGTCACGAATCGGCGCGAGGCCCCATGCCGGGCGGCAACACCCGGACCGTCTTGCATTATTCGCCCTTTCCGCTGGCCTGGGCGAAGGGTGAAGGGGCGATGCTGACCGATCTCGACGGCAATACCTATACCGATTTCCTGGGCGAATATTCGGCCGGCCTCTATGGCCATTCCAATCCGAAGATCCAGGCCGCCATGCACAAGGCGATCGATGACGGCACCGTGCTGGGCGGGCCCAATGTCTATGAGGCGGAACTCGCCGGGCTGCTGAAGAACCGCTTTCCCTCGCTGCAGCAATTGCGCTTCTGCAATTCCGGGACCGAGGCCAACGTCTTTGCGCTGATGACGGCACTTGCCGTCACCGGCCGCAAGAAAATCATGGTGTTCGACGGCGGCTATCATGGCGGCGTCCTTTACTTCGGCCATGGCGGCATCCCCATCAACCTGCCGCTCGACTGGGTGCTGGCGCCCTATAACGATGTCGAGGGCACCCTCGACCTCATCCGCCAACATGGTCAGGACCTGGCCGCCATCCTGGTCGAGCCGATGCTGGGGAGCGGCGGCTGCCTGCCGGGCCGGCGCGATTTCCTGGGCGCCCTGCGCCAGGCGGCGAGCGAACTTGGCATCATCCTCATCTTCGACGAAGTGATGACCTCGCGCCTCTCCTCGGGCGGCCTGCAGGCGGCACTTGGCGTGACACCTGACATGACGACGCTCGGCAAGTATCTCGGCGGCGGCGCCTCGTTCGGCGCCTTTGGCGGTCGTGCCGACATCATGGCGCATTATGATCCGGAGAAACCCGGCTATTGGCCCCATGCCGGCACCTTCAACAACAATGTGCTGAGCATGGCGGCCGGCCTCACCGGATTGCGGGACATTTACACGCCGGCGGCCGCCATGGACCTCAATGCCAAGGGCGACCGGCTGCGCGACGGGCTCAACGCGCTGGCGCAGAAACATGAGGTGGGCATGGGCGCCACCGGTTGCGGCTCGTTCATCGGCCTGCATTTTACCAAGGATATCGTCGACCGGCCGATGCACCATGCGGATGAGGAGGAAGCGCGCCGCGGCAAGCTTCACAAGCTGATGCATCTCGACTTCATCGCGGCGGGGCTGTTCTTCGCCCGGCGCGGCTACATGGCGCTGAGCCTCGCCCTCACCGATGGCGATATCGATCGTTTCCTGGGACAGACCGAGGAGTTCATCCTCTCGCGCCGCGCTCTCATTGGCTGA
- a CDS encoding ABC transporter permease subunit, which yields MFAYAIRRILGALPTLIALAVISFFMMRVAPGGPFSGNRRVPDEIRANVERAFHLDEPLWMQFGRWVWGVLHFDFGPSMKYRDYNVSELIAIGLPTSLEVGIWAMIVSTLIGLALGIAGALRRNTSIDYAAGALAMVGLAIPIFVIGPVLQLTLGLELRWLPIAGWDGSWPFKILPIITLSLPGIAYVSRLMRASMIETMRSNYVRTARAKGIGARRTIIRHALRGAIMPVVAYLGPATAITITGSIVIEQIFQIPGIGRYFVEGATGRDYPLVMGVTIFYGAIVIGANLLTDLVRSWLDPKVSYE from the coding sequence ATGTTCGCTTATGCCATCCGCCGCATCCTCGGGGCATTGCCGACGCTGATCGCCCTTGCGGTGATCAGCTTCTTCATGATGCGCGTGGCGCCGGGCGGACCTTTCTCCGGCAATCGCCGCGTGCCCGACGAAATCCGCGCCAATGTCGAGCGTGCCTTCCATCTCGATGAACCGCTCTGGATGCAGTTCGGCCGCTGGGTCTGGGGTGTGCTGCATTTCGATTTCGGCCCCTCGATGAAATACCGCGACTACAATGTCTCCGAACTGATTGCGATCGGCCTGCCTACATCGCTCGAAGTCGGTATCTGGGCGATGATCGTCTCGACTCTCATCGGCCTTGCTCTCGGCATCGCCGGGGCACTCCGCCGCAACACGTCAATCGATTACGCGGCCGGCGCCCTTGCCATGGTCGGGCTTGCCATTCCGATCTTCGTCATCGGCCCGGTCCTGCAATTGACCCTGGGCCTGGAATTGCGCTGGCTGCCGATCGCCGGCTGGGACGGGAGCTGGCCGTTCAAGATCCTGCCCATCATCACGCTGTCGCTGCCGGGCATCGCCTATGTCTCGCGCCTGATGCGGGCCAGCATGATCGAGACGATGCGCAGCAATTATGTGCGCACGGCACGCGCCAAGGGCATCGGCGCCCGCCGCACCATCATCCGCCACGCGCTGCGCGGTGCCATCATGCCGGTGGTGGCCTATCTCGGCCCGGCGACCGCCATCACCATCACCGGCTCGATCGTCATCGAGCAGATCTTCCAGATCCCCGGCATCGGCCGCTATTTCGTCGAAGGCGCCACGGGCCGCGACTATCCGCTGGTCATGGGCGTCACCATATTCTACGGCGCCATCGTGATCGGCGCCAATCTGCTGACCGATCTGGTGCGCAGCTGGCTCGACCCCAAGGTGAGCTATGAGTGA
- a CDS encoding peptide ABC transporter substrate-binding protein translates to MLLRKFAFVASTTVLLLLGACGEEKKNEQAAAEQAAPTASNVAETAPSTTNETQTASAVPATTSKVSEGTVLNRGIGATIGTLDPHINFLAWEGWVLDDLYEGLVANDAGGAVIPGAAEKWDISDDGLTYTFHLRDGLTWSNGDKLTAQDFVDGIIRTISPETASDKAYIFTSTIRVAGAQGLVDGKSKDPASVGISAPDERTVVLKLDAPAPHTLFVLGSFYAPPLHKPSLEKFGKDFIKPGNIVSNGAYTLTENVPQSQVTLGKNPAYWDAANVKIDKVVYRVTEDDSTAVKLWRAGELDTTADIPTAQIDPLKEEFGDQVHISASTETNYMSFNISKPPFDNIKLRQALSMAIDRDTLVNKVVKGGYVVNYGYVVPIPGYPAPQVAEATMSKEDRIAKAKALYAEAGFGPDKPVSLTIESSNNDAYKKQAETIAVMWKQVLGVDAKVNAQDRDGWLAAFNSGGWDVFNDNLIGDFPGPETYLAYMDPRADVGYGWKSPEFEAAFDKAMPITDQAERWKVLAEAEKALLDYYLTAPIASSPNRHLIAKKLQGWVDNPADVHPTRFMSVAP, encoded by the coding sequence ATGTTGTTACGGAAGTTCGCCTTCGTTGCGAGTACCACCGTCCTTCTATTGCTTGGCGCTTGCGGCGAAGAGAAGAAGAACGAGCAAGCGGCGGCGGAGCAGGCTGCTCCAACCGCAAGCAACGTGGCTGAAACCGCGCCGTCGACCACCAATGAGACCCAGACAGCCTCTGCCGTTCCGGCTACCACATCGAAGGTCTCAGAGGGTACCGTGCTCAATCGTGGCATCGGCGCAACTATCGGCACGCTTGACCCGCATATCAATTTCCTGGCCTGGGAAGGCTGGGTACTCGACGATCTCTATGAGGGTCTCGTCGCCAATGACGCGGGCGGCGCGGTCATTCCGGGTGCTGCCGAAAAATGGGACATCAGCGATGACGGGCTCACCTATACCTTCCATCTGCGCGACGGATTGACGTGGTCGAACGGCGACAAGCTGACGGCCCAGGATTTCGTCGACGGCATCATCCGCACCATCTCGCCGGAGACCGCCTCGGACAAGGCCTATATCTTCACCTCGACCATTCGCGTGGCCGGTGCCCAGGGTCTGGTCGATGGCAAGAGCAAGGACCCGGCCAGCGTCGGCATCTCGGCGCCCGATGAACGCACAGTGGTCCTGAAGCTCGATGCCCCCGCGCCGCACACGCTCTTCGTGCTGGGCTCGTTCTATGCGCCGCCGCTGCATAAGCCGAGCCTCGAGAAGTTCGGCAAGGATTTCATCAAGCCGGGCAACATCGTCAGCAACGGCGCCTATACGCTCACGGAGAACGTCCCGCAGAGTCAGGTCACCCTGGGCAAGAATCCGGCCTACTGGGACGCCGCCAATGTGAAGATCGACAAGGTCGTCTACCGGGTGACCGAGGATGACAGCACGGCCGTGAAACTGTGGCGTGCCGGCGAGCTTGATACCACGGCCGACATCCCCACCGCCCAGATCGACCCGTTGAAGGAAGAATTCGGCGATCAGGTGCATATCTCGGCCTCGACCGAGACCAATTACATGAGCTTCAACATCTCGAAACCGCCCTTCGACAATATCAAGCTGCGCCAGGCGCTCAGCATGGCGATCGACCGCGACACGCTGGTCAACAAGGTGGTGAAGGGCGGCTATGTCGTCAATTACGGCTATGTCGTGCCGATCCCCGGCTATCCGGCGCCGCAGGTTGCCGAGGCGACGATGAGCAAGGAAGACCGCATCGCCAAGGCCAAGGCGCTTTATGCCGAAGCCGGATTCGGTCCCGACAAGCCGGTCTCGCTCACCATCGAATCCAGCAATAATGACGCCTACAAGAAGCAGGCGGAAACCATTGCCGTGATGTGGAAGCAGGTGCTGGGCGTCGATGCCAAGGTCAATGCCCAGGATCGCGACGGCTGGCTTGCCGCCTTCAACAGCGGCGGTTGGGATGTCTTCAACGACAATCTCATCGGCGACTTCCCGGGGCCGGAAACCTATCTGGCCTACATGGATCCGCGCGCCGATGTCGGCTATGGCTGGAAGAGCCCGGAATTCGAGGCGGCCTTCGACAAGGCCATGCCAATCACCGACCAGGCCGAACGCTGGAAGGTGCTGGCCGAGGCGGAGAAGGCGCTGCTCGACTATTATCTGACGGCACCCATCGCTTCCAGCCCCAACCGGCATCTCATTGCCAAGAAGCTGCAGGGCTGGGTCGACAATCCGGCGGACGTGCACCCGACACGCTTCATGTCCGTGGCACCGTAA
- the thiQ gene encoding thiamine ABC transporter ATP-binding protein, whose product MRFDLAVEQGEVMAIIGPSGAGKSTLLALIGGFETAQAGSIVIDGEDIRDLAPDARPVTTLFQDHNLFAHLSVAQNVGLGLHPGLRLSAEDRIAVAWGLEQVGLTGFEDRLPGQLSGGERQRVAIARCILRKRPVLMLDEAFAALGPALRREMLQLVLGLKERNGLTVLMVTHDPADAAFAADHTSFIADGKVVLSGETAAVLASTHAAIRDYLGT is encoded by the coding sequence ATGCGTTTCGACCTCGCCGTCGAACAAGGCGAGGTCATGGCCATCATCGGACCCAGCGGCGCCGGCAAGAGCACGCTCTTGGCCCTCATTGGTGGCTTTGAAACAGCACAGGCCGGCAGTATCGTCATTGACGGCGAAGACATCAGGGATCTGGCGCCCGATGCGCGGCCGGTCACGACCCTCTTCCAGGATCACAACCTCTTCGCCCATCTCAGCGTGGCGCAGAATGTGGGCTTGGGCCTCCATCCGGGTCTGCGCCTCAGCGCCGAGGACCGCATCGCCGTCGCCTGGGGGCTGGAACAGGTGGGCCTTACCGGCTTCGAGGACCGGCTGCCCGGCCAATTGTCCGGGGGCGAGCGCCAGCGTGTGGCGATCGCGCGCTGCATCTTGCGCAAGCGCCCGGTGCTGATGCTCGATGAAGCTTTCGCAGCATTGGGTCCGGCACTGCGGCGCGAAATGCTGCAACTGGTGCTGGGGTTGAAGGAGCGGAACGGCCTCACCGTGCTGATGGTGACCCATGACCCGGCCGATGCCGCTTTTGCCGCCGACCACACCAGCTTCATCGCCGATGGCAAGGTCGTGCTAAGTGGTGAGACGGCGGCGGTGCTGGCTTCAACGCACGCTGCCATCCGCGACTATCTGGGTACCTAA
- a CDS encoding thiamine ABC transporter substrate binding subunit — protein sequence MRLKNFLTSTILASACAMAATTAFAEGKPVLTVYTYNSFTSEWGPGPMLEKAFEANCACDLNWVALEDGAALLSRLKLEGKNTKADVVLGLDTNLTTETKATGLIAPHGADLSALALPVAWNDADFVPYDWGYFAFVYDSEKLPNPPQSLAELIDGKDAPKILIQDPRTSTPGLGLVMWLRAVYGDKAKDAWAGLKPKILTVTKGWSEAYGLFTQGEAPMVLSYTTSPAYHQIVENSERYKALVFPEGNYMQIEVAARIEGSAQPDLAKSFLQFLISTEAQKVIPTTNYMYPVRDIGDDLPAQFTALPKPTKSLLLSSEDAAANRDAWIKEWIESVSQ from the coding sequence ATGCGCCTGAAGAACTTCCTGACATCTACCATCCTGGCATCCGCCTGCGCCATGGCAGCCACGACTGCCTTCGCGGAGGGCAAGCCGGTCCTCACCGTCTACACCTACAATTCCTTCACCAGCGAATGGGGTCCTGGCCCCATGCTGGAAAAGGCGTTCGAGGCAAATTGCGCCTGCGATCTCAACTGGGTGGCGCTGGAAGATGGTGCTGCGCTGCTGTCGCGCCTCAAGCTTGAGGGCAAGAACACCAAGGCGGATGTGGTGCTGGGCCTCGACACCAACCTCACGACCGAGACCAAGGCGACTGGATTGATTGCGCCACACGGTGCTGATCTCTCCGCGCTGGCCTTGCCGGTCGCGTGGAATGATGCCGATTTCGTGCCCTATGATTGGGGCTATTTCGCCTTCGTCTATGACAGCGAGAAGCTCCCCAATCCGCCGCAGAGCCTGGCGGAGCTGATCGACGGCAAGGATGCGCCCAAGATCCTCATCCAGGATCCGCGCACCAGCACGCCGGGCCTTGGCCTCGTCATGTGGCTGCGCGCGGTTTATGGCGACAAGGCCAAGGATGCCTGGGCGGGGTTGAAGCCCAAGATCCTCACCGTCACCAAGGGCTGGAGCGAGGCTTACGGTCTCTTCACCCAGGGCGAAGCACCGATGGTGCTCTCCTACACCACTTCCCCCGCCTATCACCAGATCGTCGAGAACAGCGAGCGCTACAAGGCGCTGGTGTTCCCGGAAGGGAATTACATGCAGATCGAGGTGGCGGCCCGGATCGAGGGCTCGGCGCAGCCCGATCTGGCGAAATCCTTCCTGCAATTCCTGATCTCTACGGAAGCGCAGAAAGTCATTCCGACTACCAACTACATGTATCCGGTGCGTGATATCGGTGACGATCTGCCGGCGCAATTCACCGCTTTGCCCAAGCCCACCAAGTCGCTGCTGCTGTCGTCGGAAGACGCCGCCGCCAACCGTGATGCCTGGATCAAGGAATGGATCGAGAGCGTCAGCCAGTAG
- a CDS encoding GGDEF domain-containing protein, with amino-acid sequence MTDSAQPPETAGFSAITLVALTGDTALATTLQAQVGERPQEPIELVITSNPDATSKALSSAGDRGAALYDLRGGGSTHHNLLSAIPIISRAGPVIVLVDNEASQIAQAALAAGAIDVIAVGDLSAVLLRRALRYALARRDSERKLTRLRLFDPVTSLPSQILFWEILSLAVRRAKRNRDFFAILLVDIENLPDGQSEDGPYQDLALRELSERITPILRGSDTIARFEQQQLAILAESMPRVEDIQIVAEKIIEEVSRPLSLAVGPVALNVAIGIALYPTSATGAEGLLSRATDAMLLARERGTNQFVFA; translated from the coding sequence ATGACCGATTCAGCGCAACCTCCGGAAACCGCCGGCTTTTCCGCCATCACCCTGGTGGCGTTGACGGGTGACACAGCGCTTGCCACGACGCTGCAGGCGCAAGTTGGGGAACGGCCGCAGGAACCGATCGAGCTGGTTATCACCAGCAATCCCGACGCGACCTCCAAGGCACTGTCCAGCGCCGGCGACCGGGGTGCTGCCCTCTATGATCTGCGCGGCGGCGGCAGCACTCATCACAATCTTCTCTCCGCCATTCCCATCATCTCCCGGGCCGGGCCAGTCATCGTCCTCGTCGACAATGAAGCGTCGCAGATCGCGCAAGCAGCGCTTGCCGCCGGTGCCATCGACGTCATTGCCGTGGGCGACCTTTCAGCCGTGCTGCTGCGCCGCGCCCTGCGCTATGCGCTGGCGCGGCGGGATTCCGAACGCAAACTCACGCGCCTCCGGCTGTTCGACCCGGTCACCAGCCTCCCCAGCCAGATCCTGTTCTGGGAAATCCTCTCGCTGGCCGTGCGGCGCGCCAAGCGCAACCGCGATTTCTTTGCCATCCTGCTCGTCGATATCGAGAACCTGCCGGATGGCCAGAGCGAAGATGGCCCCTATCAGGACCTCGCCCTGCGGGAACTCTCCGAACGCATCACGCCGATCCTGCGCGGCAGCGACACCATCGCCCGGTTCGAGCAGCAGCAACTGGCGATCCTTGCCGAATCGATGCCGCGGGTCGAGGACATCCAGATCGTCGCCGAGAAGATCATCGAGGAAGTGAGCCGCCCGCTCTCGCTCGCCGTGGGGCCGGTCGCCCTCAATGTCGCCATCGGCATTGCGCTTTATCCGACGAGTGCCACCGGCGCCGAGGGGCTGCTCTCCCGCGCCACCGACGCCATGCTGCTGGCCCGCGAGCGCGGCACCAATCAATTCGTCTTTGCCTGA
- a CDS encoding ABC transporter permease subunit, which yields MRLCALPMVMPTIVGIFGVVAVYGGSGYLALAAQAVGLDWKPRLYGLGGILIAHVFFNLPLAIRLLLPAFASVPAESWRLAAQLGMGSRDIFRIIEIPLLRQQLPGIGIIIFMLCFTTFAVALTLGGGPGATTLEVAIYQALRFDFDLRLGAMLAILQILFCAGGAWAVWRTGRQMVLGTSARLVAYRYDGRTRGARLADFGVIVLGAIFLVLPILALVQKGLIGITAAASVESLLHAGLISLGLGLAGGMTATLIGYLIAQARQRAVSLGRKRGAMLLGLAGRLGLFVSPMVIGTGIFLAASGHIDLYRLAAAGVILLSAVMALPFVLGVLEPALEVAAERHDRLCAALGLTGWNRFCHTDWPTLRRPIATALALSSVIAMGDLGAIALFGNQDMVNLTLLLYSQLGAYRLDGAASTALILLALALVFYWTIERVVGGRELH from the coding sequence GTGCGACTCTGTGCACTGCCCATGGTGATGCCGACCATCGTCGGCATTTTCGGCGTGGTCGCGGTCTATGGCGGCAGCGGCTATCTGGCGCTGGCGGCGCAGGCGGTCGGTCTCGACTGGAAGCCGCGCCTCTACGGCTTGGGCGGCATCCTCATCGCCCATGTGTTCTTCAACCTGCCGCTGGCCATTCGACTGCTGCTGCCGGCCTTCGCCTCGGTGCCGGCGGAAAGCTGGCGTCTCGCGGCCCAGCTTGGCATGGGCAGCCGCGACATTTTCCGCATCATCGAGATTCCACTGCTGCGCCAGCAATTGCCGGGGATCGGTATCATCATCTTCATGCTGTGTTTCACGACATTCGCCGTGGCGCTGACCTTGGGCGGCGGGCCAGGAGCCACGACGCTGGAAGTCGCCATCTACCAGGCACTGCGGTTCGATTTTGATCTCCGCCTTGGTGCCATGCTGGCGATCCTGCAAATCCTGTTTTGTGCGGGCGGCGCCTGGGCGGTGTGGCGCACCGGGCGCCAGATGGTGCTGGGCACCAGCGCGCGCCTCGTCGCCTATCGCTATGACGGCCGCACGCGTGGCGCGCGCCTTGCCGATTTCGGCGTGATCGTCCTTGGTGCCATCTTCCTGGTGCTGCCGATCCTGGCGCTGGTGCAGAAAGGCCTCATCGGCATCACCGCTGCTGCTTCGGTCGAAAGCCTGCTGCACGCTGGCCTGATCAGCCTCGGCCTTGGACTCGCCGGCGGCATGACGGCGACCCTCATCGGCTATCTCATCGCCCAGGCGCGGCAACGTGCCGTCTCATTGGGGCGCAAGCGGGGCGCCATGCTGCTGGGCCTTGCCGGCCGCCTCGGCCTCTTCGTCTCGCCGATGGTGATCGGCACCGGCATCTTCCTCGCAGCCAGCGGCCATATCGACCTCTACCGCCTGGCGGCGGCAGGCGTCATCCTGCTCAGCGCGGTGATGGCCTTGCCCTTCGTGCTGGGTGTGCTGGAGCCGGCGCTTGAAGTGGCTGCGGAGCGCCACGACCGTCTCTGCGCAGCGCTTGGCCTCACCGGCTGGAACCGTTTCTGCCATACCGACTGGCCGACCTTGCGCCGGCCGATCGCGACCGCGCTCGCCCTCTCCAGCGTCATCGCCATGGGCGATCTCGGCGCCATCGCCCTCTTCGGCAATCAGGACATGGTCAATCTGACCTTGCTGCTCTATAGCCAGCTCGGCGCCTATCGGCTCGACGGGGCAGCTAGCACGGCACTCATCCTGCTGGCGCTGGCGCTGGTTTTCTATTGGACAATCGAACGCGTGGTGGGTGGTCGTGAGCTACATTGA